Proteins encoded in a region of the Methanobrevibacter millerae genome:
- the ade gene encoding adenine deaminase: protein MPFTAYILDVLTNSVYPARITINNGVFEEIVPIVSDDNLSVDVEGLLIPGFIDSHIHIESSMLTPAQFAKIAVRHGTTSVVCDPHEIANVCGIEGIEFMIENARQVPFNFYFSAPSCVPATTFETAGATLNSDDIEFLLKKDEVVALGEMMNFPGVLNGDEEVLRKLKLARDYNLPIDGHAPLLSGKELDKYLEQYIITDHECSNFKEAIEKKQKGMKIMVRDGSSAKNMEALFDFSERVNYWKSQDSFGIIPTEVLERRIHSPIFDFIVSDDKNPRDLIRGYLNESVKKACELGVDVIKAIEMVTINPAAHYNLDAGAIVTGAKADFVIIDNIVDFNILKTYISGECVFDGENVLFDCGEVEFENTINASKKQPEDFDIYYDGDQCKVNLIKCYNGELLTKKKTADLKCVDGKVQPDIYHDVLKIAVVERYGGNNIANGFIQGFGLKKGAIASSISHDSHNIIVIGYNSEMMANAVNTVIDNKGGIAVVSEDFSDSLALPIAGLMSNKDAFDVAKKLRVLQKMASALGCKLDAPFMTMAFMSLLVLPSLKMSDKGLFDGDNFEFIDVIVD from the coding sequence ATGCCATTCACTGCTTATATTTTGGATGTATTAACAAATTCAGTTTATCCTGCCAGAATTACTATCAATAATGGGGTTTTTGAAGAAATTGTTCCTATTGTTTCTGATGACAACTTAAGTGTTGATGTTGAAGGATTATTGATTCCAGGTTTTATTGATTCCCATATTCATATTGAAAGCAGCATGTTGACACCTGCGCAGTTTGCTAAAATTGCTGTTAGACATGGTACTACATCTGTTGTTTGTGATCCTCATGAAATAGCTAATGTTTGTGGAATTGAAGGTATTGAATTCATGATTGAAAATGCCCGTCAAGTTCCATTTAATTTTTATTTCTCTGCTCCTTCTTGTGTTCCAGCAACTACTTTTGAAACTGCTGGTGCTACTTTGAACTCTGATGATATTGAATTTTTACTTAAAAAAGATGAAGTTGTAGCACTTGGAGAAATGATGAATTTTCCTGGTGTTTTAAATGGGGATGAGGAAGTTTTAAGAAAATTAAAGTTGGCTCGAGATTATAATTTGCCTATTGATGGTCATGCTCCATTGCTTTCAGGTAAAGAATTGGATAAATATTTAGAACAATATATCATTACAGACCACGAATGCAGTAATTTTAAAGAAGCTATTGAAAAAAAGCAGAAAGGCATGAAAATTATGGTTCGTGATGGTTCATCTGCTAAGAATATGGAAGCTCTTTTTGATTTTAGTGAAAGGGTAAATTATTGGAAAAGTCAGGATAGTTTCGGAATAATACCTACTGAAGTTCTTGAGCGAAGAATCCACTCCCCGATTTTTGACTTTATTGTAAGTGACGATAAGAATCCTAGAGATTTGATTAGAGGTTATTTAAATGAATCTGTAAAAAAAGCATGTGAATTAGGTGTGGATGTAATTAAAGCTATTGAAATGGTAACTATCAATCCTGCAGCACATTATAACTTGGATGCTGGAGCTATTGTAACAGGTGCAAAAGCAGATTTTGTCATAATTGATAATATAGTTGATTTTAATATATTAAAAACTTATATTTCAGGTGAATGCGTATTCGATGGTGAAAATGTTTTGTTTGATTGTGGTGAAGTTGAATTTGAAAATACTATTAATGCATCCAAAAAGCAGCCTGAAGATTTTGACATATATTATGATGGTGACCAATGTAAAGTTAATTTAATAAAATGTTACAATGGTGAATTGTTGACCAAAAAGAAAACTGCAGATTTAAAATGTGTTGATGGCAAAGTCCAACCAGATATTTATCATGATGTGTTAAAAATAGCTGTTGTTGAACGTTATGGTGGGAATAATATAGCTAATGGGTTTATACAGGGTTTTGGCCTTAAAAAAGGAGCTATTGCATCATCAATTTCTCATGATTCTCATAATATTATTGTCATCGGATATAATTCAGAAATGATGGCTAATGCAGTAAATACTGTAATAGATAATAAAGGTGGAATAGCTGTTGTAAGTGAAGATTTCAGTGATTCTTTAGCTCTTCCTATTGCCGGTTTGATGAGTAATAAGGATGCATTTGATGTGGCTAAAAAATTGAGGGTATTGCAGAAAATGGCTTCTGCATTAGGTTGTAAACTTGATGCTCCATTCATGACGATGGCTTTCATGTCACTTTTAGTACTTCCGTCTTTAAAAATGTCTGATAAGGGATTATTTGATGGGGATAATTTTGAATTCATAGATGTTATTGTAGATTAA
- a CDS encoding TIGR00300 family protein: protein MYKRTIGLSGHIIDSLTLTKTMAIIMDKGGEFDILEINVGRKKSDISRAKIEVSAKSPELLESILDELSVLGASIDELKEVQLVASTKDKVAPEGFYSSSNHTTHIFYNGNWIPVEDIEMDCLVVVDEQENRAFVKPIAEVKSGDKIVVGLDGVKVSPPHRSRDEQQVFEFMNSEVSSEKPLMNLINGIAEEMKEIKAKGGKIGIVGGPAIVHTGSGKYLASLIREGYIDVIMAGNALATHDIESNLFGTSLGIEVETGKIVAHGHTHHMRAINKINRSGSIKAAVEDGTLTGGIMYECIKNDVPFVLAGSIRDDGPLPDVMTDVIEAQKVMRKYAQEVDMVLMISTMLHSIATGNLLPSRVKSICVDINPSTVTKLSDRGSAQVVGIVTDIGTFLPLLYNALKED from the coding sequence ATGTATAAAAGAACTATTGGCCTTTCTGGACATATTATTGATTCATTAACTTTAACTAAAACAATGGCAATAATTATGGACAAAGGTGGAGAATTTGATATTTTGGAAATTAATGTTGGAAGAAAGAAATCTGATATTAGTAGAGCGAAAATAGAAGTTTCCGCTAAATCTCCCGAATTATTAGAATCTATATTGGATGAATTGTCTGTTCTTGGTGCATCAATTGATGAACTTAAGGAAGTTCAGTTAGTTGCATCTACAAAAGATAAGGTTGCTCCTGAAGGTTTTTACTCTTCATCAAACCACACTACTCATATTTTTTATAATGGTAATTGGATTCCTGTTGAAGATATTGAAATGGACTGTTTGGTTGTTGTGGATGAACAGGAAAATCGTGCATTTGTAAAACCGATTGCAGAAGTAAAATCCGGAGATAAAATTGTAGTTGGTTTGGATGGTGTTAAAGTTTCTCCTCCACATAGGTCAAGGGATGAACAGCAAGTATTTGAATTTATGAACAGTGAAGTTTCATCTGAAAAACCTTTAATGAATTTAATCAACGGTATTGCTGAAGAAATGAAAGAAATCAAAGCAAAAGGCGGTAAAATAGGTATTGTCGGAGGACCAGCTATTGTTCATACCGGTTCAGGAAAATATCTTGCATCATTGATTAGGGAAGGCTATATTGATGTTATAATGGCAGGAAATGCTTTAGCTACTCACGATATTGAATCAAACTTATTCGGAACTTCTTTAGGTATTGAAGTAGAAACAGGTAAGATTGTTGCTCATGGACATACTCACCATATGAGAGCAATCAATAAAATCAATCGTTCAGGTTCCATTAAAGCAGCTGTTGAAGACGGTACTTTAACCGGCGGAATCATGTATGAATGCATAAAGAATGATGTTCCATTTGTTCTTGCAGGTTCCATTCGTGACGATGGGCCTCTTCCTGATGTCATGACGGACGTTATTGAAGCGCAAAAAGTCATGAGAAAATACGCTCAGGAAGTTGACATGGTTCTCATGATTTCAACTATGCTCCATTCAATTGCAACAGGTAATTTGCTTCCTTCAAGAGTTAAAAGTATCTGTGTGGATATAAATCCATCCACTGTTACTAAGTTATCAGATAGGGGTAGTGCACAGGTAGTTGGTATTGTTACGGATATTGGAACATTCTTGCCATTGCTTTATAATGCATTAAAAGAGGATTAA
- a CDS encoding winged helix-turn-helix domain-containing protein, with product MDIKDDMRIISLLLRSKKRVEVLKSLEFEDKIPSKISKDIGDNSNHVSKYLKSLKDADLVVCLNEEDNRYRFYSITDKGSYYLKQVKDKYE from the coding sequence ATGGATATTAAAGATGACATGAGAATCATATCATTATTACTTCGTTCCAAAAAAAGAGTTGAGGTATTAAAATCTTTAGAATTTGAAGATAAAATTCCATCTAAAATCAGTAAGGATATTGGTGATAACAGCAATCATGTATCAAAATATTTAAAAAGCTTAAAAGATGCAGATTTAGTTGTTTGTTTGAACGAAGAAGATAACAGATATAGATTTTACAGCATTACAGATAAAGGATCTTATTATCTAAAGCAAGTAAAAGACAAATATGAATAA
- a CDS encoding 4Fe-4S binding protein, with product MKIKAPLIIEITFLVIAFLIYFITGNDFYIYNFVYIGTALAIGIGLLVNGYKYGRNIVMFGIGCYLLIFLGIIGHENMLISGFWYYLFLGVFEAAVIHFLVAKIAGPLLFGRGWCGYACWTAMILDLLPYKAPKNPRKNYGYIRYVLFIIIFTFILGLFLFKIPNLEIIMYYTFILGNIVYYVLGISLAFIFKDNRAFCKYVCPIAVFLKISSYYSLLRVTVDEDKCVNCNMCLKNCPMDVDMLNNSRKRVNGTECILCGECIRNCSVNALDM from the coding sequence ATGAAAATTAAGGCACCATTAATTATTGAAATAACTTTTTTAGTTATAGCTTTTTTAATTTATTTTATAACTGGCAATGATTTCTATATTTATAATTTTGTTTATATTGGGACTGCTCTAGCTATTGGAATAGGATTGCTTGTAAATGGCTACAAATATGGTCGTAATATAGTAATGTTTGGTATAGGATGTTATTTGCTGATTTTTTTAGGAATAATCGGTCATGAAAACATGCTGATTTCAGGTTTCTGGTATTATTTGTTTTTAGGAGTATTTGAAGCGGCTGTAATTCATTTTTTGGTTGCAAAAATTGCTGGACCTTTACTTTTTGGCCGTGGATGGTGTGGATATGCATGCTGGACTGCAATGATACTGGATTTGCTTCCATATAAAGCACCTAAAAATCCAAGAAAAAACTATGGATATATTAGATATGTGTTATTCATAATTATTTTCACTTTTATTTTAGGATTATTCCTATTTAAAATTCCAAATCTGGAGATAATAATGTATTATACATTTATCCTTGGAAATATTGTATATTATGTATTGGGCATTTCACTGGCCTTCATATTTAAAGACAACAGGGCTTTTTGTAAATATGTTTGTCCAATTGCAGTATTTTTAAAAATAAGTAGTTATTATTCTCTTTTAAGAGTAACTGTTGATGAAGATAAATGTGTTAATTGTAATATGTGCTTAAAAAATTGTCCAATGGATGTTGATATGCTAAATAATTCCAGAAAAAGAGTGAATGGGACTGAATGTATATTGTGTGGTGAATGTATTAGAAACTGTTCTGTTAATGCTTTGGATATGTAG
- the speB gene encoding agmatinase, with protein sequence MLLNTYEPWKFAFSAETDFDNIEKDSYGIIGVPFDSTTSYHSGSRLGPIVVREASYGFENYNINFKTSLDCIFYDFGDVNVVPGNCEATCNIVEDTVNELFDLGIKPITIGGEHSASIGVIKALSEKYEKLTVVHLDAHRDLAFDFIGEKYSHATVMRRAHEFGVDLVQIGIRSSSIEEEDFVKSTYNIQTFKNKDVHRHMDAVEYYLTTVDTPIYLSIDMDVLDPAIAPSVGNPTPGGLFISEIEDLIRSLSFKNVVGMDVVETATDRLGENTAVTAAKIIYDFLSLI encoded by the coding sequence ATGCTATTGAATACTTATGAACCGTGGAAATTCGCATTTTCCGCAGAAACTGATTTTGATAACATTGAAAAGGATTCATATGGCATAATCGGTGTACCTTTTGACAGCACAACATCATATCATTCAGGTTCTCGTTTAGGTCCTATTGTTGTTCGTGAAGCGTCATATGGTTTTGAAAATTATAATATTAATTTTAAAACATCTCTTGATTGTATATTCTATGATTTCGGTGATGTGAATGTAGTTCCTGGAAATTGTGAAGCTACATGCAACATCGTTGAAGATACAGTTAATGAACTGTTTGATTTGGGCATTAAGCCGATTACTATTGGTGGTGAGCATTCAGCATCTATCGGTGTGATAAAAGCATTATCTGAAAAATATGAAAAATTAACTGTAGTTCATTTGGATGCACACAGGGACTTGGCATTTGATTTCATTGGTGAGAAATACTCTCATGCAACTGTTATGAGAAGAGCTCATGAATTCGGTGTGGATTTGGTTCAGATTGGAATAAGATCCTCATCAATTGAAGAAGAAGACTTTGTTAAATCTACATATAATATTCAGACATTTAAAAATAAGGATGTTCATCGTCATATGGATGCTGTAGAATATTATTTAACAACTGTAGACACTCCTATTTATCTGTCAATTGATATGGATGTTTTAGATCCAGCTATTGCTCCTTCTGTTGGAAACCCAACTCCTGGTGGTTTATTCATTTCTGAAATAGAGGATTTGATTAGGTCTTTATCTTTTAAGAATGTTGTTGGGATGGATGTAGTTGAAACTGCAACTGATCGGTTGGGCGAAAATACTGCAGTAACTGCTGCTAAAATCATTTATGATTTTTTATCTTTGATTTAA
- a CDS encoding translation initiation factor IF-5A, which yields MSTKVVEIKTLKVGKYIVLGGEASKITSLTTSSPGKHGAAKARLEAVGIFDNQKRSIVKPVDTKVDIPIIDKRVGQVLSIQGDNVQLMDMESYDTLDLPMPEDLKDQISEGIEVEYIVALGNMKIMRTK from the coding sequence ATGTCAACTAAAGTTGTAGAGATTAAAACATTAAAAGTTGGAAAATATATTGTATTAGGTGGAGAAGCATCTAAAATCACTAGTTTAACTACCTCATCCCCGGGTAAACACGGGGCTGCTAAAGCAAGATTAGAAGCAGTAGGTATCTTTGATAATCAAAAAAGAAGTATTGTTAAACCTGTAGATACTAAAGTAGATATTCCTATTATTGATAAAAGAGTAGGTCAAGTATTATCTATCCAAGGTGACAATGTTCAGTTAATGGATATGGAAAGTTACGACACTTTAGATTTACCAATGCCTGAAGACTTAAAAGACCAAATCTCTGAAGGTATTGAAGTGGAATATATTGTAGCTTTAGGCAATATGAAAATCATGAGAACTAAATAA
- a CDS encoding pyruvoyl-dependent arginine decarboxylase yields MKIAIVSGKDEGPTKLNAFDNALTDAGIGDVNLIKVSSMLSENTKITELPTLKPGSMVNCVLSEITSDNPGDEINAVLAVAIGKELGCVVETTGINKNEDDLIDEAKFMVTYMMEKRNVEIEELIVEKATTKVKEIASVVASVVYLEE; encoded by the coding sequence ATGAAAATAGCGATTGTTAGTGGAAAAGATGAAGGACCTACAAAATTAAATGCTTTTGACAATGCTTTAACTGATGCTGGAATTGGTGACGTGAATTTGATTAAAGTATCCAGCATGTTATCAGAAAATACTAAAATTACTGAATTACCTACACTTAAACCAGGATCTATGGTAAACTGCGTATTATCCGAAATTACTTCAGATAATCCTGGAGATGAAATAAATGCAGTATTGGCAGTGGCTATTGGAAAAGAATTAGGATGTGTTGTTGAAACAACAGGAATTAACAAAAATGAAGATGATTTGATTGATGAAGCAAAATTCATGGTTACATACATGATGGAAAAGCGCAATGTTGAGATTGAAGAATTAATTGTCGAAAAAGCTACAACAAAAGTTAAAGAAATAGCTTCTGTTGTAGCATCTGTAGTTTATTTAGAAGAGTGA
- a CDS encoding bifunctional NADP phosphatase/NAD kinase, whose protein sequence is MDAKDKKIATDLAYEIIREVSIAIRPYAGTPEAGEKVKMGADGTPTSYIDIIAEDKVINILKNAPVLSYIISEEVGELKLGKGTKRSINLSEELKRDDLTEEETPKFIFLVDPIDGTSNAIKEIPAYGISIAVANVPEGRLATLNDVELGFISNFGNGNFFEAEKGKGCWLNNERVHPSDVINISQMTLGGFTKSGTSSASKLVDNARRMRVLGSVVLELSYVASGRYDAFLDLRGSRIIDVAASKLIVEEAGGIITSKHGEKLNNKLSIYEKAIVVAANNKILHKQIINILNDNEADIIGKVGILSRVDQEKAILFSAKLVEYFLTNGIEVVVEKRLASKIEELKQDPKIEKIIEKIIKKCPDIAEALHDLNLNIDFMKIAKDTHEFECDMAVVLGGDGTLLRAQAKLKEETPLLGINMGTVGFLTDVEVKETFNALNKIIKGDYYKEKRSKLMVSHENHYFNAMNEVVIMTNKPAKMLHFEIQVDGETIEEVRADGLIISTPSGSTAYAMSAGGPIVDPKLEGLIIIPICPYKLGARPFIVSDTSEITVKLLKKGKSAVFVMDGQINEEADYLEEIKFKKADKDVYFIRTSSKYFYEKVKDKLKEGGLKKQEGCL, encoded by the coding sequence ATGGATGCTAAAGATAAAAAAATAGCTACCGATTTAGCTTACGAAATAATTAGAGAAGTAAGTATAGCAATTAGACCTTATGCCGGAACTCCTGAAGCCGGTGAAAAAGTAAAGATGGGTGCTGACGGAACCCCTACATCCTACATAGATATTATTGCTGAAGATAAAGTAATAAATATCTTAAAAAATGCACCTGTTTTATCATACATCATCAGTGAAGAAGTTGGTGAATTAAAACTGGGAAAAGGAACTAAAAGAAGCATCAATTTATCCGAAGAACTGAAACGTGACGATTTGACTGAAGAGGAAACTCCGAAATTCATATTTTTAGTTGATCCTATTGATGGGACAAGCAATGCAATTAAAGAAATACCTGCATATGGAATTTCAATTGCAGTAGCGAATGTTCCTGAAGGCAGATTGGCTACATTGAATGATGTGGAATTAGGTTTTATCAGCAATTTTGGAAACGGAAACTTTTTTGAAGCTGAAAAAGGCAAAGGATGTTGGCTAAACAATGAAAGAGTTCACCCAAGTGATGTTATAAACATTAGTCAGATGACATTAGGAGGATTTACAAAAAGCGGAACATCTTCAGCATCAAAATTAGTTGATAATGCTAGAAGAATGCGCGTTTTAGGTTCTGTGGTGTTAGAATTATCCTATGTTGCAAGCGGAAGATATGATGCATTTCTTGATTTGAGAGGGAGTAGAATTATTGATGTCGCCGCTTCAAAACTAATTGTTGAAGAAGCTGGAGGAATTATTACATCAAAACATGGTGAAAAACTAAATAACAAGCTAAGCATATATGAAAAGGCAATAGTGGTAGCAGCCAATAATAAAATTCTTCACAAACAGATAATCAATATATTAAACGATAATGAAGCAGATATTATTGGAAAAGTTGGTATTTTAAGTCGTGTTGATCAGGAAAAGGCAATATTGTTCTCTGCGAAACTTGTCGAATACTTTTTAACAAACGGTATTGAAGTTGTTGTGGAAAAAAGACTGGCCAGCAAAATTGAGGAATTAAAACAGGATCCTAAAATCGAAAAAATTATTGAAAAAATAATTAAAAAATGCCCGGACATTGCAGAAGCGCTGCATGATTTGAATTTGAATATTGACTTTATGAAAATTGCAAAAGACACCCATGAGTTTGAATGTGATATGGCAGTTGTTTTAGGTGGAGATGGAACATTACTTAGAGCTCAGGCAAAACTTAAAGAAGAAACCCCATTGCTTGGAATAAATATGGGTACAGTTGGATTTTTAACTGATGTTGAAGTAAAGGAAACATTTAATGCACTGAATAAAATTATTAAAGGAGACTATTATAAAGAAAAAAGAAGCAAATTAATGGTTTCACACGAAAATCACTATTTTAATGCGATGAATGAAGTAGTCATAATGACAAACAAACCTGCAAAAATGCTGCACTTTGAAATTCAGGTTGATGGAGAAACAATTGAAGAAGTAAGAGCTGACGGACTTATAATATCTACACCTAGCGGATCTACAGCTTATGCAATGTCAGCAGGAGGTCCGATTGTTGATCCTAAGCTTGAAGGGCTCATCATCATACCAATATGTCCATACAAGTTAGGTGCCAGACCATTTATTGTATCGGATACCAGCGAAATAACTGTAAAATTACTTAAGAAAGGTAAAAGTGCAGTATTTGTAATGGATGGCCAAATCAATGAAGAAGCAGATTATCTTGAGGAAATCAAATTTAAAAAAGCAGATAAAGACGTTTATTTCATAAGAACCAGCAGCAAATACTTCTATGAAAAAGTTAAAGATAAATTAAAAGAAGGTGGACTCAAAAAACAAGAAGGGTGTTTATAG
- the cfbE gene encoding coenzyme F430 synthase: MNTLVIDLTHGGVKIAVSLAKKGDNVYCYDIYNTLKDIEKRMLDVYNIELIQLDDLKKFNDDLKVIYPIHLPLSNDEIKEYNPDLNYTFITHHQAISEILTGWGKDINKIEVTGVKGKTSCVFMLKEIFMDYNPLILSSLGALIYENNKEIILQKNISITPANIKETIDLAYKLANPICGGQKKDQIYKCAIFESSLGTSGIGDVGLLTNIVEDYPIAKNKSSASAAKKQVFNCKIVCCNKESLDKYYNNINHTKINTFSINDKSANLYVKNVDYSLDETKISIIFNNIKTKNDDVINGEMKIKTFAPGPHHVLNVLGVVETALSLNIDKNKIIYGLRNYKGIPGRTNKRNVENSIIIEEINPGINTKAIEASVNMLNDESNYLISIGGDYGITCEEINEDSVAKFIENIDNEIILTGEVGKSISEKISKEVLFIEDYNSVFDFAIKNNRNLLFIYRSDYRKLSQR; this comes from the coding sequence GTGAACACCCTTGTAATCGATTTAACACATGGGGGAGTTAAAATTGCAGTAAGCCTTGCAAAAAAAGGAGATAATGTTTACTGCTATGATATTTACAATACACTCAAAGACATTGAAAAGAGAATGCTTGATGTCTATAATATCGAATTGATTCAATTAGACGATTTAAAAAAATTTAATGATGATTTAAAAGTTATTTACCCAATACATCTACCATTAAGCAATGATGAAATAAAAGAATATAATCCAGATTTGAATTACACATTCATTACACATCACCAAGCAATATCTGAAATTCTAACAGGCTGGGGAAAAGACATAAATAAGATTGAAGTGACTGGAGTTAAAGGCAAAACAAGTTGCGTATTCATGCTTAAAGAAATATTCATGGATTATAACCCTTTGATATTATCAAGTTTAGGTGCATTAATCTATGAAAATAATAAAGAGATAATTTTACAGAAAAATATATCCATTACTCCTGCAAACATCAAAGAAACAATTGATTTGGCATATAAGCTAGCCAATCCAATTTGTGGTGGACAAAAAAAAGATCAGATTTATAAATGTGCAATTTTTGAGTCATCGCTTGGCACCAGCGGAATTGGTGATGTAGGTCTTTTGACAAATATTGTAGAAGACTATCCGATAGCCAAAAACAAATCTTCAGCAAGTGCTGCAAAAAAACAGGTTTTTAACTGCAAAATTGTTTGCTGCAATAAGGAATCTCTGGACAAATATTATAATAATATTAATCACACCAAAATCAATACATTCAGCATAAATGATAAATCTGCCAATTTATATGTTAAAAACGTTGACTATTCACTTGATGAAACTAAAATCAGCATCATTTTTAATAACATTAAAACGAAAAATGATGATGTGATTAATGGTGAAATGAAAATAAAAACATTTGCTCCAGGACCACACCATGTTTTAAATGTTTTAGGTGTTGTAGAAACTGCATTATCCTTGAATATTGATAAAAACAAAATAATTTACGGATTAAGAAATTATAAAGGAATACCAGGAAGAACAAATAAAAGAAATGTTGAAAATAGCATAATTATTGAAGAAATAAATCCTGGAATCAATACAAAAGCCATTGAAGCATCAGTTAACATGTTAAATGATGAATCAAATTACCTCATTTCAATCGGAGGAGATTACGGAATAACCTGTGAAGAAATTAATGAAGATTCTGTTGCAAAGTTTATTGAAAACATAGACAATGAAATTATTTTAACTGGAGAAGTTGGAAAAAGCATTTCTGAAAAGATTAGTAAAGAAGTATTGTTTATTGAAGATTATAATTCTGTTTTTGACTTTGCAATTAAAAATAATAGAAATTTACTTTTTATTTACAGATCAGACTACAGAAAACTATCCCAAAGATAA
- the hemC gene encoding hydroxymethylbilane synthase: protein MIVGTRGSQLALAQTKQVCQDLTKITGEQIDLEIIKTKGDKITTSQLYNMDSKGLFTKELDIALLDEEVDFTVHSFKDLPTELDEDLEIVAVPIRESPREVLISEKSWEELEPGSKLGTSSLRREAFCNHYEKDFELKPIRGNIETRINKVFESDLDATIMAEAGLKRLGLTENIKTVFPIDYITPPAGQGALAIITRKDSNKKKIISKLNDYTSMQEVFAEKKVLEELGVGCQWPIGSIAQMKDKKFNIYSILLTRDGEILKEQNETGSIKNAVELGKKIGKVFEDYV from the coding sequence TTGATTGTTGGAACAAGAGGTAGTCAATTAGCGCTTGCACAAACAAAACAAGTTTGTCAGGATTTAACCAAAATAACTGGAGAACAAATTGACTTAGAAATCATTAAGACGAAAGGAGATAAAATCACTACTTCCCAATTATACAACATGGATTCCAAAGGTCTTTTTACAAAAGAATTGGATATTGCATTGTTAGACGAAGAAGTTGATTTTACTGTCCACAGTTTTAAGGATTTGCCTACCGAGTTAGATGAAGACTTGGAAATTGTTGCAGTTCCAATACGTGAATCTCCTCGAGAAGTATTGATATCTGAAAAAAGTTGGGAAGAATTAGAACCAGGTTCCAAATTAGGTACCAGCAGCCTCAGACGCGAAGCATTTTGTAATCACTATGAAAAAGACTTTGAACTTAAGCCTATTCGAGGAAACATCGAAACAAGAATTAATAAAGTTTTTGAAAGTGATTTGGATGCTACGATAATGGCCGAAGCAGGATTGAAAAGACTCGGTTTAACAGAAAATATTAAAACAGTATTTCCAATCGATTATATTACTCCACCTGCAGGACAAGGCGCATTAGCAATAATAACCAGAAAAGATTCAAATAAAAAGAAAATCATTTCCAAATTAAATGATTATACTTCAATGCAAGAAGTATTTGCTGAAAAAAAAGTATTGGAAGAATTGGGTGTTGGTTGCCAATGGCCAATTGGTTCAATAGCACAAATGAAAGATAAAAAGTTTAATATTTACTCAATATTATTAACAAGAGACGGAGAAATCCTAAAAGAACAAAATGAAACTGGTTCAATTAAAAATGCAGTTGAATTAGGTAAAAAAATTGGGAAAGTATTCGAGGATTATGTTTAA